The genomic segment TAATGGTTTAAAGAATAGATTAACAAAACACAAGTGTCACATCCAGTCACTGAATATGGCCTTCACTTTAAATTATGTAAATCAGTATGTGATATCTATAACCAGCTAGACTCAGCTAGACTCCAGCAGCTAGTAGTTCTGTTTATACTGATTTTAATGTCATATGTGGACATGTGCAGACTGCTCATATCCTGTGTGTAGTCTTACTACATTTGTGACAGCATGCAGACCTCTGCAAAGTGtctgaccttaaaggaacagtttaccTAAAAagtaaaattcagtcattatctccttaccctcatgctgatgaaaagtcagggtAAGTTTCATAgtacacaaacatttctggagcttcacagtaaaataaTGTACATCATTTTCCTATAAAACTGAAGTAGATGTGGACTTGTTTACAACTGTTTACAAAACATacaatggctccatacagctcctCCAGCTTCATTAAAGTcttccagaagccctgagattcCAAATAGAATTTGAAGATTTTAATTTATGAGTTAACTTTGCCTTGGATGCTCTGTTCTTTCTCTACTGACCAAACCAGAGCAGCTGATTTCAATTCCTCCTCCCTTCCAGGACATTCGAATGGATCAGTGTCACATTGTTTAGAACCAGTGATCTGATGCTATGTTACTGATGAACAGGGTCTCTGCTAAATGGAACCATAAGAAAACTGCCAACGGAATTGGCTTAACAACACCTTAGAGTCCTGCCTATTCTAACAATAGTAAAATTTACTGGCTTTCATATTATAACTGCGCTGGAACAATAACAAAAtatgtctgtctctcacctgtctcggCTCCTGCGTGAGGGGAAGGCAGCATTGCAGCCATCCACTGTGCACATGTGCATCTCCTTAAGGTGGACATTTTGGTAGTGCATCTTGATGCTGTAGGGGTTCTTAAAGGTCTTACTGCAGATCTCACAGTGGTGTGGCAGGTCAGTGGTAGGGTCGAGGTGAGACAAACCTGAGTCACCATAGTCGTCTATGTAGCCATCTGATCCGTCCCTGTCATGTTGTATGAGCTGGGGAGTGCCCCCTTTAGCCAGTCTGTGCTCACCCTCATCCCATCTGAGCTCTGAAATCTTGTCAGCTGCATGCAACGTGTTTGCATGTGACCTATCCTCCCTTTCTTCATTGCCACTGGGTTCTGGGCAGAGTAAGTTGTTGTCACAGTGGTTCTCCATCAGTCTGTTTTCGAAGAGTGGGGGTGCACAGGTGATGACCCCTTTTTCAGTTTGCATTGGTCCATCATCtttgtcctccctctctgtcattTCTCTTAAAGTTTGGTCCAACAGATGCTTGGCAACctcccttttcttctcctcaccAATGTAAGCCCCTTttgcctccttctcctccccaaCCTGTCTTGCGCACATGTGCCCCTCTGCTTGGCTGCCATCACACTCTTCTTTGTCCCTGCCCTGTAATGGAGCCTCATCTTCAGAGCTGTTGTCCTCATTCATCTGTTCCTCTCGCTCCACTGCTTCCTTCTCTATCTTTATTGGCATGCTTGACTTCCGAGACTTTTTCTTTGGTATTGGGTCTGTCATGTAGGGTTCAGGGGCAGTGATGGGTTTGATGGGTACAGAGGAGGacaacagagggagggagggcagtGTTCCTGGAGTGTTTGCAAGCTCTGGTGGGGTTACAAGGCTGCGGTAGAAAGGTAGAACTGGCTGTACTGTTTTTAAATTAGGGAAGAGGATTCCACTCTGGCCCATGCTGGGGAATGAGCTGTTGTGGAGTTTAGAGCTAGTGTCCACGTGGCTCACCATGTAGCTGGGCACTGACTTATGGCTTTCTGCAGAACAGACGGGGATGGGGGTTCCATATTCAGGCCTCTTTTCTCCTTGAGAACTCTCATCGCCAGACAAGCTGCCACGTAAGTCTTTGTCCCTGTTGTTACGGTTCATTGGCATGTGTAACCGTGGGTTTGGGTTGGCACTATGGCGATTGCGACTTCGCAATGAGCTGAACACCATGTTGCAGCCCTCAATGGTACACTTGTGCTTAATCTTCAGGTGAACTGCATTGTAATGGATTTTCAGTGTGCCTTTGTCGTAGAACGTCTTCTCACAAGCGTTGCAAAATACGCGGCCCTTCTTCAGAGagcctcctccccctcctgagACTCCTCCACTGGAACTCCCATTCCTGTCCAGGGAGCGCAGCTTGCCATCAGGTGACATCTGTGTTACATCAGAGCTCATGGAGGGTGTGCATGGCGTGGAGGGTCCATCCGAGTAGTTGTCACTAGTGGAGAAATCCTCTGCCTCGATcttggtggtggtggagaggCTGTCCATTGGCTTGTCTCCACTTCGGTCTAGATCAGCAGTGAATAAGACAGAGGTGGAACCTAGCAGGCTGTTCTCTGGAGGGTGTGAAAAAGAAATGAGGCTGTCCCTCCCTCTGCCCTCCTGCCCTTGATCATCAAGTCTCTGATTCTGATGCTCCAATGATCCCCGGCATGAtggctgctggtgctgctgcagtgtcCCTGTTGGTGAGCCCAGAAACGGTGCAGGAACAGAGCCTAATAGCTGGAATGGCAGCATGAAGGCCATGCTATTGATAAAGTTTTCGAAATGGTGCATGCTGTTGCCGCTTAGCTTATCAACTTTGGATGTAGACAGGTTGGCCGCAGTGCGTGGGGCATTGCGCTCAATGAAAGTGCGAATATCTGAGTTAGTACGGGTGCTTGGAACTAATACTGCCTGGCCCTCCTTGTCTTGCAGAGCCATCAGTTCAACTATGGACTTGGTCTCGCCAAAACGCAGGAACTGCTGCAATGTGGCAATCTCCTCCTCAAAAGTCATGATGGCCCACCGGTCCAGCACCTTTCCTGCTACATCCTTCAGACAGTGCAGGAAGAGAGGGGTAGCAAATTGATGCAAGGAAGAAGAGAGGGCAAGGGTATGAAATAGTTtgagaaggagagggaaagtaaaaaaaaaaaagaggaaggagaaagcaATTTCATCATTGGCATTATAATCGTCTTTTGGGTTGCTCATACATATTCATGGATGGGTTAGATGACACACCCTATATAGAAGACTGGCATGGTGGCTAAATAAAGGAATCAGATGGAGTGTTAATACAAGCGAGCAGCACACAACCCTGAGAACCCTCATTACACAGACACATCTTGCAGGTCATTTATCTTCATTTAAATCATGTGGATTTACTTGTTCCGCATCAGCAGAAGCAGATAtagaacagacaaacacacacacctacacatcACACAAGCATACTagcacacaaatgcacacacacacacatacacacacacacatatggatACACAAGTAAGGGAGGGGTGATCAGAGGGTGGCTCACATTGATCAAGCGGGTCCTCTCTCCCTTTGCCCAGCAGTAATCACATGTGAGTTTGGGCATCTTTGAAAGTGAGGAGTTGCTTCATGCCGTAACCGTGATTAATATTTCATCACAGAGCATTCATTGGGCGCCTGTCGAGGACTCTGACTCTACGTTCGCCATTAGATGAGCTAACATGAATTAAACGCAGCCCAACTTGAATACTTGATGATGTACTAATCGAGCCCAGCCCAGACCTAGGCCTGCTTGGCTCCAGCTTAAGAGGAAATCTGAAGCAAAAGACATATACCCAGCACAGTTTGGAGACCTCCCCGAGCTGGTTGTACCACAGTAACAAGCTGATCTCATCAGTGGGATACCCAGAGAGTTCTTTGCATTGATCGGACATCACATCCCAACTTTGTCCTGTCTTCAGCCTTGCTTTCCTCACTACTCCTTTCATTCCTCTCCCCTCGTCTTCCCTGAAATTCCTTCTGTTTCTATCTTCATGCACTCTCACTCATCATACTGGGAGTTTTAGAGTCCAGGCCTCCAGGCTGTTTTTAGAGGATTCTGACCCTAAATAACATGAAACAACATGTTGGAACTGTTGGATTTTAAAGTAATACTTAAAAATTCCAAGATTCCAAGATTCAGATGAGGAGATTCATTGACTTTTGTGTCTGGCTATGTCCACAGTTAAAAAACAGGCTTACCAAAGCTCTTACGCAATGTACCTTCCATCCATTGTGTAAAATCTCTTCATTTTAGGGGGGCTGTATTTTGAACTATCACTAACACTCACCCAGGCTCATAACATTTCTTTGCAGCGTCAACCTCACTGATGTCAAGATGCATTGCTGAGTGTTCTTCTGGCACATAGTCTTGTTCGTATGTGGGTTACTAAATTTTAACCGAGCCAGATGACCTTTTGTCCCTTGCTTCCTGTCTCTATGTTAGGCTTGTCTTACTGTGTCCTGACTCCAGCTCTATACTTGAAAACACGGACCAGACATTGATATTTATCCTCTCATCTTACTcccagaaagaaaataaataagcagttcaaaaaatgttgaataagtTCTTTGCATTCAGCAATTAGTTCTGTACTGGTATTCAGACATACACTGGTCAAGACATTCACACAAACTGCTCACCTGGAGGACGTATCCTCGTATATAGTCCTGCAGTGTCCAGTCAAGTGCGCTGAGGATCTGGATAACCTCCTCCTGCTTGAGGACAGAGAAAAGGCGGTCCAGGAGGATCTTGAGGCGGATTGGGATGGCTTGGGTGCCATACAGCATCAAGCTGCAGATATCGAACACCACGTTGGAGTGCACAATCTCCACCTGGCTGCTCTGGTACATGTGATGCACCTTCAGCTTACTCAGGGCTAGAATACAAACATCAGCATTTACTGGATTTAATTTCATGAAACTAAACTGGTCCCTGGACTGACACTaagacaggacagagagagagagaagacacatTGGTTTTGAAAAAGTATGCAAGTacaaaaatgtaagaaacataaaaagaaaatgtttttcatttaatatgGAACAATTAATAGAAAGCCTGGggtttgtgtatgtatataaaatTCAAATTCCCTCTCGGTCatcaaaaacaagacacaagacaatcTTTGTAAGATGCTTGAAAGCTAACAAGTTAGATATTGGaatactgaaaaataaatattcaaaataatgtTATACAATAAATAAGATAATATcatctgaaaaaataaaatatgctaTAGCTGTATATTGATATCATAAAATGTCTATACCACATAGATTCAGTGGATCTTTGGATTAGTtgcagaatcagaattcctttattgtcccgcAAACAGGgagaattctttctttcttctgcagAATCTCATTAGTACATTTGACCATCTGGACAAGCATataaaaataatgcatgatttaacatttaagatGCTTAATTTTCACAGATTTGAAAGTGATTGAATCATTTACGCAATAAAACAGTCATATAAACAGCATTCATGAGctatttccatttaaaaaaatctccatGCATTTGGCAAAGGATGCATAATGACTTGCTTAATGCTGGACACAAAGTAAGGCCTGGGTTGTGACTTTGTAGCCACAACATAAGATGTGATTGTGTCTCGTAAAATATTAGCCTTTTGGCCAACTGGTTTTCTAAAGATAGGGAAAGTAAAAAAACCATCACATTATATGTTGTCCCCATTCACAAGTACTATTCATATCATTCCTGAAAAGAGCCTCAGTTAAATGTCTTTGCATTACCAGTGGACAGTAAGCTGTGCGCTCTTACCGTGTGCTACCCAGCCATGCTTGCAGTTTTCACACTGCCTCCTCTTTAGCTTCCCAGGCTTGAAGTTGTCACAGTTACAGTTCACCAAAGTGCAGCAGATAgcctgttaaaaaaataaataaatgaataaaatgcacACAATATATCTTTGTTTAATTCCCTGTTTTCACAACAAGCAATAATTGCATCTATGTGGACTGGCTAACCTCTTCAGTGTTTGATTATCATCCAACATTTCCCCgtttctgaaaataaaatgttttgttacgGCTGCAACATCTCATTAAAAGAAATATTATAGATGTCTTATAATAATATTCAGCTAGATATATTCTTGAGTAGAATCGGACCTGCTAGTGGACCTGGCAAGTGTAAAAGGCGTTGTTCCACTAGGGCAGAGCACATTTCTAAATTCCTCATATAAAAGATTTAACATTATTTCCTTTTATAATACCCTTTTAATATTTTGCATAATTCCAAATGTAAATTTTTTTCAAGTGGTCATATTTGTCCAGGAATGTAATAGCAGTAATAGAAAATATCTCAATATATGTCATCTCAAGCTTCTGTGACTGTGCAGTCAAGAAAAAACTGCTAGAATGTGCGCACAGTTGAAGTTATGCCTGTCTTACAAAGCTACAACACAACTGTCAAGTTGCCTACGGAAACTGAAAGAAATAGCATGATTGCCTAGAGTAATTTTGCACTCCTTTTGTGCATCACTCATTGACTTGTTTGCCCTATGAGAGCAGCATAAGcacggctgtgtgtgtgtatgtgtgtgtgtgtgtgtgtcagtggtgcTGCAGGGCAGGTCTTCACAACAGTAACGAAAGGtctcagacacacctggacaaCCAAAACCATCTCAATCAATCCATGCctagggcacacacacacacgcacgcacgcatgcacaaactcacacacgcacgcatgcacaaacacacacacacacacacacacacacactcacgcatgcacatacgcacacacagacacacacacatccacacacacatacacacatacaggttAGAGAACTCTATATATTAGCTCATATGTTAATGAGCTTTATCTTTTCagagcaaacagagaaaaagcagaGGAAGTGGATCGACTCGATTCAGAGCGAGGGGTAAAAGGTAGTAACAAGTAAAGTTTTGTGTGTAGCTGCTGACTTGGCAGTGACCCTGCTGAGAGGACTCAAGCACACTGATACACTAAAAATTACTCTGACTCCCTGGTTCTCCCccttggacaaaaaaaaaatcatttacacaccaggAACTGAGGGAAAAACATCATCAGATTTATGATCAAAGCCAGTGTTGTTAGTGCTACATGCTGAAAACCTCAGAGTGGATGTGCTACGCCACCTCTCTCCCCATGCATCTATAATGCATGATCAGTGGGGTTTTAGTATACATGAGCAGCGTGCTTAGCTCCTTGCTGGAGCTCACTCCCTCTCCATGAGCACAGAGGCAGGAAAAAtgtgggtgggtgggagggTAGGGGggccatctcctcctcctcatttagTCAGTCGCTTGGTTCTGCGCTTGAGGCAGTGCTTGTCCTTGAAATCTAGGATCATATTATTTCACCTTACAACAACCTCTCATCATTAGACAGATAATTTGACCCCAGATGAAAGGTGGCAGCAGCTACCAGGCCTTGAAACACAGCATGCTTGCTCCGGCCTTCAGTACCGTGACATCTGCTTGCTTTGCTTTTCTCTCTATCACCCTCTCTGTCTGGGATTATTCGCCAGCCAACCGGTCCAGCCTCCTCCGGACAGTAGTGAGGTGTAAAAACCCCTTTGCTAATCTCTCAGCAACATAATCCCATCATTACAGAGCACCAAGAACCAACAGGGCCCAATTAAGATAATCCCATCCCActgtgcgtgcacacacacctcctgcTGTTGCTCCTCCTAATATACATCTCAATCAGGTGCCCCTGCTTGCTCAccagactgtaacacactatcacacacacacattcgggCGAAGTGCTCCAGGTCGTTTATCTTAATTAGCGATTCATTTCATGAGTtcctgagaagaagaagaagaggagaaagaaatatGACAGAGCAGGGCAGCCCATCACAACTGTGGCTCTTGATGACCGAGCCCCTCCACCCAAACcatctcattttcttttctgttgtcACAACAAAGTCACGGCTGTTCGTACACATCACTGAAGTCAATGACAAGAAGACTAATTGCACCAAATGATGCAGTTGGGTCAATGTTTTAAATCAACGCTAAcataatgtcactttttttatATCCATGTAGTCACACATCAaccccaccacccccaccacctCTAGCACACCTTGAATACTTGAGAATGTGTGTAGCATGTCTCTCATTTGCAATTTGGTAGCGTATGTTGTTGAATAAATTACAAATGGTGTGGGTTTAAATTAATTTTGAGTCTGCATAATTTTTAGGGATGGATTTTTTTCCGCCAATACCAATACCCAATAATGACCTGCCTCTCATGGCAGATACCATTGAGTTAACTGTTAATgtcaaatgtttgtattttagaAAGAAGTTCACAACCTGTAGTTTATTCAGTCCTAAGAGTAAGAAATGCTAGGATGTGAGCAAAGATGGATTATATAATATTCCTCTAATCATCTCTGATAAATTGTATTCCACTTGGTTTACCTTTTCCTTTATTACTATAACATATTGTGTCACTTTTCTGGTGTGTGCACAAGAGATACTCAAATGAAAGGTATACATAGAATGGTATTCCAAAAGAGTCCATGCAGGCTGCATTTAGCCCAAAGGGCAAAAACTGCTGAAGAAAAGTCTCCTCATCTCCTCACTGCTGCTTATTAAGCTTTTCCTGTGAGTGTGCAGTAACAACTGAAGGCAACCAGCTGAGtgtatcaacatttttatttactcaGAGCTTCTCTCATCGGTGAGTTCATTCTTGAAAAATCTTATCTTCACAGATAAGATTTTTGAATAGTGAGAAGGAATGAAATCCTATCAAAACAGTCATAGAATATAACCATAGATTAACACATATTCTTGTACGCGATAGTTTTGCTTCTGATGCTATAAACCCACACAGCCTTCATATCTCTGGATCTCTTCATTGCAACAGTTTCTCCTATGTGTATGAATTTGTATAAACTGACAGCACTGCAGCTAAAGGCAACTTGGTTGAGAGATGGTACACTCAGAGGTCAGGCTGTGTAGCATGGATAGATGGAGGTTAAAGAGGGGG from the Sparus aurata chromosome 4, fSpaAur1.1, whole genome shotgun sequence genome contains:
- the bnc1 gene encoding zinc finger protein basonuclin-1 is translated as MTMAEAICCTLVNCNCDNFKPGKLKRRQCENCKHGWVAHALSKLKVHHMYQSSQVEIVHSNVVFDICSLMLYGTQAIPIRLKILLDRLFSVLKQEEVIQILSALDWTLQDYIRGYVLQDVAGKVLDRWAIMTFEEEIATLQQFLRFGETKSIVELMALQDKEGQAVLVPSTRTNSDIRTFIERNAPRTAANLSTSKVDKLSGNSMHHFENFINSMAFMLPFQLLGSVPAPFLGSPTGTLQQHQQPSCRGSLEHQNQRLDDQGQEGRGRDSLISFSHPPENSLLGSTSVLFTADLDRSGDKPMDSLSTTTKIEAEDFSTSDNYSDGPSTPCTPSMSSDVTQMSPDGKLRSLDRNGSSSGGVSGGGGGSLKKGRVFCNACEKTFYDKGTLKIHYNAVHLKIKHKCTIEGCNMVFSSLRSRNRHSANPNPRLHMPMNRNNRDKDLRGSLSGDESSQGEKRPEYGTPIPVCSAESHKSVPSYMVSHVDTSSKLHNSSFPSMGQSGILFPNLKTVQPVLPFYRSLVTPPELANTPGTLPSLPLLSSSVPIKPITAPEPYMTDPIPKKKSRKSSMPIKIEKEAVEREEQMNEDNSSEDEAPLQGRDKEECDGSQAEGHMCARQVGEEKEAKGAYIGEEKKREVAKHLLDQTLREMTEREDKDDGPMQTEKGVITCAPPLFENRLMENHCDNNLLCPEPSGNEEREDRSHANTLHAADKISELRWDEGEHRLAKGGTPQLIQHDRDGSDGYIDDYGDSGLSHLDPTTDLPHHCEICSKTFKNPYSIKMHYQNVHLKEMHMCTVDGCNAAFPSRRSRDRHSANLNLHHKLLTKDSFSPASTRYSSSVGLDYCQDQRNRDLPHRDPTSQASVIFRGQNRMGLVFPMSKMSTAPYSTEASPLGEMEGIGRGVEEGTSGEDGAVLDLSTSSSAPPCGNGSAQSSWDSDGAGSEDGVEEDEEALQMGDSDESCDGIGGGRPGGEELAIVGERTLGCTGGGQGGLQGGGGGSPITCHVCQKVYSNKGTFRAHYKTVHLRLLHKCKVPGCDTSFSSVRSRNRHSQNPNLHRNLAVSSGAAMDQE